The Halalkalicoccus subterraneus genome contains the following window.
TCGAATCGTACTTCGAGTGATCGGCTTCAGTTGACGACGCTCGATCATGTGTGTTCACGTACCGAATCAGCCGTCAACAGAAGCTTAGTAATACCTGGGGTCGGTAGCACGACGTGCGATGCGAAGGTGGAGCGCGATAGGACAGTGCGGTCGCCCGAGTCCGGTCGAGAGAGTATCATAAATGCAGTTCTCGATCGGCCGGTACCGGATCGGGTTTGGAACCCTCGGTGCCGTCGCGGGGCTGGGCGTTGCCGGGCTCGTGCTCCTGTTCAACCTCTTCCTCTCGCACATGTTGGTGCGGACGCTCCCGCCGATCCTCACGGGGGCCTGTCTGCTTTATCTCGTCGCCAGGCGGAACCCGACGCCCGCCGTCGGAACGCTTCCGACCTGGGCCGTCCACGCTCTCCCGAGCGTCGTGTTCCTCGGGACGGCCGCGCTGATCGCGCTCTCGCTTGCGACGGGCGGTCGTGGCCCGACCTTCTATCTGCTCACGATCGCGCTCTCGGTGGTGGTATTCGTTCAGATCGCGTTCACCCCCGATGAACAGTTCTCGGTCGGAATGGGTCTCGCGCAGGTGCTCGCGCTCGGGTTCGTGGTCCGGTTTGCGGGGCTGTTGGGTTCGGCGGGGTACGTCGGCGTCGACGTTTGGATCCACATGCCCCAGTACGTCGAAGGGATCCTCTCGGCGGGTTCGATCCAGGGAATGGGCCCAACGAAGTACGCTCTGGCCCCGCTCTATCACCTCTCGGTCGCCTCGACCTCGTTGCTCGCCGACCTTCCTCCGCGCCTCGCGCTGTTCGGCTCGATCGGGATCGCGATGGGTCTCACCGGTCTGTTCGTCTACCTGACGGCCGCCCGGTTCGTCGACCCGCGGTGGGCCGTCTTCGCCGCGGCGGCCTACTCGATCAGCGACTTCGTCGTCGTCTGGTCGATCCACCTCATCCCGACGAGTCTGGGCGTGGTGTTCTTTCTCGCCGTCCTGTTGGTGTTCGTCCGGATCCAACAGCGGGGAACCCGCCCGGCGGTGCTCGTGTTGATAGTCGCGTTCGTCCTCGCGATGGCGTTGACCCACCAGGTCGCCTCGTTCATCATGCTCGTGTTGCTCGGAGCCGGCTCGCTCGCCCAGATCGCGCTGAACATGGGCCAACTTCGCGACCGACTGTTCGCGGACTCATCTCCCTCGATTCGGGTCCACAGCGTTCACGGGTACTCCGCGTTCGCGGTCGGGTTGCTCATGCTCATCTGGAGCGTGACTCCGTGGGGCAACCGGACCTTCGTTGAGGCGGTGCTCGTCATCCTCTGGGGTTCGATCGAGGGTAGCGCCGGTCTGTTCAACCGGGGCGAGACGACGAACGCGGTGGCCGCCGGCGGCGATCAGACGCTCCTTGGCCAGACGGTTATCCCGCTGATCGATCAGGTGGGGTTCTCGATGCTCCTGTTCGGGACGGTCGTCGGGAGCCTCTACATACTCCAGCGTGAGCGAGCCAGTCAGTCGGGGCTGGCGCTGATCATCGCCGCCGTGATCATGCTGTTTTTCACGCTCGTGCCGCCGCTGTTCGGTCTGCGGAACTTCCTGCCCGGGCGCTGGTTCGCGTTCCTCTACGCGGTGCTCGCGATACTCGCCGCCGTTGGTTTCGATCGCCTCCGGCGCGATTGCTCGCCCCAGTTGTTCGCGGCCGTGGCGCTCGTCTTCGCGCTCGTCTTCTCCGGGGGGATGGTGCTCACGAGCGACGCGACCCAGGACGCGCCGGCGTTTCCCGAGGAGAACGTCCGGTACGCCTACACGCCGGCCGAGATGAGCGCGATGGAGACGATCGTCGAGCACACCGACAGCGACGCGACCGACCCCATCTACAGCGACTCGCCGTACATCAGTGCCTTGAACCGGTACGGCGGGGAGGAGCGCTTCTCGTCCGCGACCGTCGACGACGGCCCCCCCGACCACGAGGTGACGCTGTATCGCGACTATCAGCGCGACGGCGCGCCACGATTCGAGACCGAGGAGGGAGCGGACCACATCCAGCGAACCACGATCGACGAAATGTGTGGGACGCGAACCATCGGGTACGACAACAGCGACGTCACCCTCTGTGAACGCTGAGACGGGCGCGGTCAACGAACAAAGCCTTTAGCGCTTCGGCCGTCTATCGTAGCCAAATGGTACTCGACGATCTCGGAACCTCCCTCAGAGGGACCTTGGAGGACCTCCGCGGGAAGTCCCGGCTCACCGAAGAGGACGTGCAGGCGGTCGTCAAGGAGATCCAGCGCTCGCTTCTGCAGGCCGACGTCGACGTCTCGCTGGTGATGGAGCTCTCCGACTCGATCAAGACCCGCGCGCTCGAGGAAGAACCGCCCGGCGGGACGACCGCCCGCGATCACGTGCTTCGTATCGTCTACGAGGAACTGGTCGCGCTCGTCGGTGACTCCGCCGAGATTCCCCTCGAAGAGCAGACGATCATGCTCGCGGGCCTGCAGGGGTCGGGGAAGACGACCACGGCGGCGAAGATGGCGTGGTGGTTCTCGAAGAAGGGACTGCGTCCCGCCGTGATCCAGACCGACACGTTCCGGCCGGGCGCCTACGACCAGGCCAAACAGATGTGCGAGCGCGCCGAAGTCGAGTTCTACGGGGATCCCGACGCCGAAGATCCCGTCGAGATCGCCCGCGAGGGAATGGCGGCCACTGCCGACGCCGACGTCCACATCGTCGACACCGCGGGTCGTCACGCGCTGGAGGACGACCTGATCGAGGAGATCGAGGCGATCGGGGACGCCGTCCAGCCCGATCGGTCCCTCCTCGTGCTCGACGCCGCCATCGGGCAGGGCGCGAAGGAACAGGCCCGCCGGTTCGAGGAATCCATCGGAATTCAGGGCGTCGCGATCACCAAGCTCGACGGGACCGCGAAGGGTGGTGGTGCCCTTACGGCGGTCAACGAGACCGACTCGACGATCGCCTTTTTGGGGACCGGCGAGGAGGTCGAGGACATCGAGCGCTTCGAGCCCAACGGCTTCATCTCCCGACTGTTGGGGATGGGCGACCTGAAGCAACTCACTGAGCGCGTCGAGCGCGCGATGGCCGAAACCCAGGAAGAAGAGGAGGATTGGGACCCCGAGGACCTGCTGTCGGGGACCTTCACGCTGCACGACATGCGAAAGCAGATGAACGCGATGAACCGCATGGGCCCGCTGGACCAGGTCATGGACATGATCCCCGGACTCGGTGGCGGGCTCATGGACCAGCTTCCGGACGACGCGATGGACGTCACCCAGGACCGACTGCGGAAGTTCGAGATCATCATGGACTCGATGACCGACGCGGAGATGGAACACCCCCGCGCGATCGGTCAGAGCCAGATCGAACGCATCGCCCGTGGCTCGGGGACCGACGAGGAAACCGTCAGGGAACTGCTCCAGCAACACAAGATGATGGAGCGCACCCTGAAACAGTTCCAGGGCATGGGACAGGGCAACATGGACATGGAACGCATGATGAAACAGATGGAAAACCAGGGCGGCGGTGGCGGCGGCATGGGCGGTCTGTTCTAAGCGCGAATACCGCCTACAGACCCGTTATTCGTCCGTTACCGGCCGCCCACCTTCGGTCGGCGGCGCGACGTGATCGACGTACGACTCGACGTCGGGCTCGTCTACCCGCACCTCGATGTCGATCTCGCCGAGTTCGTCCTCCTCTCCGACCGCGAAGTTCACGACGCCCTGGAAGGCGGCCTGCTTCTTGAGTGAGAACGAGAAATATTCGCCCGACTGCCGCCGGAAGAACTCGTTTCTGGCGGTGTCGAGGATCTCCTGGCGGTGCAGTAGTTCGGAGAAGTGATCCAGCGAGCGGGTCGTCCCGACGATCCGACCGTTTTCGGCACTCAGTTCGGCTTCGGGAACGAGGTTCGACACGGCGTCTTTGACCCTGTCGGTGACTTCAGTGTCGTGGACCGGCGCTCGGACGGTCGCCTCGATCCGGTAGATCATCGTTCCATCCCCTTCGAGAGGAGTTCGCGGATCCGCTCGCGAAAGCGCTCCAACGAGTCGGTGTTCTCGATCGTGACGTCCGCGCGGGTCATCGCCTCGCCCATTCCGAAGCCCAGTTCGCGCTCGTCGCGGGTTTCCAGCGACTCGGTTTCAGGGTTGTCCCGCCCGCGCGTTCCCAGTCGCTGTTCTCGTATCTCGAAGGGTGCCTCGACCGCGATCAGGGTGAAGTCCTCGCCGAAGGCCTCCTCGAAGCGCTTTGCCTCCGCACCCGATCGAAGCCCGTCGACGAGGACGACCCTGCTCCCTTCGAGGCGCTCCTCGATCAGCGGCAGGGAGCGCTCGGCGATCGCGAGCGGACCGTCCTCCTCGCGCATGGCCGTCGCGACCTCGCCGTGGTGGTCGGCGGGGTCGAGCCCTCGATCCCGGCACTCCCGACGGATGACGTCGCCCATCGTGACGACGGGGATCCCCTCCTCGCGGGCGACGGCGGCGGCCTCGCCCTTCCCGCTGCCCGGCAGGCCGACGGTTCCGATGACTCGCATTCGCCGGCGATAGACGGGGTCGGCGGTTAAATCTGCTGGGTCGGCCCGTCACGGCCGGAAACATTATATCAAAATAAATATATTTTGAGAGTGATGTCCGATGCAGGTAGCCACTGGACGTCTTACGCTACGACGGCGCTTACCCTCCTCGTGATCACCGGACTGGCCAGCCCAGAGATCTACTGTCTCGTCCAGGGAGAACCCTCAACGACGGGATCTCGACGCTCGCGACCGCCGGGATCCTCCTGGGACTCGTTTCATCCTTTTACCTCATCGACTGGATCGACGCGAAGCGCTCGCTCGGCTATACGACCGTCGTGTTCCTGTATTTGGTCGTCCTCTGTGGCACAATCGTCGGATGCTCCCTGCTCATCTGGGTCGTTCCCGACTCACCGGGGGCGGTCGGGATACTGATCGTCTCGGTTCTGGGGGCGCTGTTGGCTCTCCGCGGGCTGATTCGGGGCCCCGTGGACGGGCAGGCGTCATAGCGTTCCAGCGGGTCGGGCTCGTTCGCGAGAAGCGGCTCGCGCGGGTCGATCCCGATGACTTTTCACGGCCGCCCCCGAAGCCGCCTCCGAGGGCACGTAGCTCAGTCCGGATAGAGCGTCGGACTTCTAATCCGACGGTCGTGGGTTCGAATCCCATCGTGCCCGCTTTTCTGCAACGAACGGATGTGAGGAGCGAAAAGCGAACCACGTGGAATTCGAAGCAGGGAGCAGCTCTGCTGCGACTGGGGTTCGAATCCCATCGTGCCCGTTCGTTCGCTTCGCTCACTCACGGGCACTCTTGAGTCCCCCTCGTTTCGTCACTGGCGGCTTCGCCGCCGGTTCCCAGCGGGACCTCCGCTCCCGCCCGGCTCACGGAATTCCCATCGTGCCTGATTCTTTCGCGGCAAATGGACCGCACCGCTTTTGCCCTGCCCCGCGAGAACCCGACCATGGCCGATACGGACCTCATCGCGGCGCTTCGCGAGGCCGACGCCGTCCAGTACGGCGAGTTCGAACTCTCGCATGGCGGGACGAGCGACTACTACGTCGACAAGTACCGCTTCGAGACCGATCCCCGATGCCTTTCGCTGATCGCGTCGGCCTTCGCCGAGCGGGTCGACGAGCCGAAACTCGCGGGCGTCGCCCTCGGGGCAGTGCCATTGGTGGCAGTCACGAGCGTCGAGACGGACCTCCCGTACGTCATCGCGCGCAAACGACAGAAGGAGTACGGCACCGCCAATCTGATCGAGGGCGCTCTCGAAGAGGGCGAGGAGGTGCTCGTTTTGGAGGACATCGCGACGACCGGGCAAAGCGCCGTCGACGCCGCCGAGGCGCTCCGGGAGGCCGGTGCCCGCGTCGAGCGCGTACTGGTTGTCGTCGACCGCGAGGAGGGCGCCCGCGAACTGCTCGCCGAGCACGACCTCGAACTCGAAGCGTTGCTCACGGCCACGGAGCTTCTCGACCGGTAGTATCCGCTCCCGTGCGTGTTTTCTCCGGGATCCGATTCGGGATATTCATGCTCGTGTAGATCACCCTTCGAATATGAACAGAGCGGAGAAGGCTGCCCTGCAGTTGCAGGCGGTCTCGGTGCTCGGAATGCTGAAGGAGACGCGCACGTACGACGAACTCGCCGATCTGACGGGCCTGCCGGCGGGCGACCTCAACCGCTACGTCAACGGCCACGTCCTTCCGGGGACCGACCGCGCTCGCGCGGTCATCGACGGCGTCGGCTACGATACCCTTACTGCGGAGCTCGATGCGCGGATCGAACTCGACGGGGAGGGCTACGTCGACAACTCCGGGATCGTCTTCGATCAGCCCTTCCTCGATCTGGTTGCGCCGATCGCCGCCGAGTCCTTCGAGTTCGAGCGCCCTGACGTGGTGTTGACGGCCGCAACCGATGGAATCACGCTCGCGGCGGCGATGGCGCGGTACTTCGACGCTCGGTGTGCCTACGCGAAGAAATCGAAGGAGACGGCCGTCGAGGAGTTCATCGAGGCCCGCGATCGCCTCGATTCGGGGATCGAACTCACCTACTACCTGCCGGCCTCGGTACTGTCTGCGGGCGACACCGTACTGGTGGTCGACGACCTGATCAGGTCGGGCG
Protein-coding sequences here:
- a CDS encoding glycosyltransferase family 39 protein; this translates as MQFSIGRYRIGFGTLGAVAGLGVAGLVLLFNLFLSHMLVRTLPPILTGACLLYLVARRNPTPAVGTLPTWAVHALPSVVFLGTAALIALSLATGGRGPTFYLLTIALSVVVFVQIAFTPDEQFSVGMGLAQVLALGFVVRFAGLLGSAGYVGVDVWIHMPQYVEGILSAGSIQGMGPTKYALAPLYHLSVASTSLLADLPPRLALFGSIGIAMGLTGLFVYLTAARFVDPRWAVFAAAAYSISDFVVVWSIHLIPTSLGVVFFLAVLLVFVRIQQRGTRPAVLVLIVAFVLAMALTHQVASFIMLVLLGAGSLAQIALNMGQLRDRLFADSSPSIRVHSVHGYSAFAVGLLMLIWSVTPWGNRTFVEAVLVILWGSIEGSAGLFNRGETTNAVAAGGDQTLLGQTVIPLIDQVGFSMLLFGTVVGSLYILQRERASQSGLALIIAAVIMLFFTLVPPLFGLRNFLPGRWFAFLYAVLAILAAVGFDRLRRDCSPQLFAAVALVFALVFSGGMVLTSDATQDAPAFPEENVRYAYTPAEMSAMETIVEHTDSDATDPIYSDSPYISALNRYGGEERFSSATVDDGPPDHEVTLYRDYQRDGAPRFETEEGADHIQRTTIDEMCGTRTIGYDNSDVTLCER
- a CDS encoding signal recognition particle protein Srp54; translation: MVLDDLGTSLRGTLEDLRGKSRLTEEDVQAVVKEIQRSLLQADVDVSLVMELSDSIKTRALEEEPPGGTTARDHVLRIVYEELVALVGDSAEIPLEEQTIMLAGLQGSGKTTTAAKMAWWFSKKGLRPAVIQTDTFRPGAYDQAKQMCERAEVEFYGDPDAEDPVEIAREGMAATADADVHIVDTAGRHALEDDLIEEIEAIGDAVQPDRSLLVLDAAIGQGAKEQARRFEESIGIQGVAITKLDGTAKGGGALTAVNETDSTIAFLGTGEEVEDIERFEPNGFISRLLGMGDLKQLTERVERAMAETQEEEEDWDPEDLLSGTFTLHDMRKQMNAMNRMGPLDQVMDMIPGLGGGLMDQLPDDAMDVTQDRLRKFEIIMDSMTDAEMEHPRAIGQSQIERIARGSGTDEETVRELLQQHKMMERTLKQFQGMGQGNMDMERMMKQMENQGGGGGGMGGLF
- a CDS encoding RNA-binding domain-containing protein, producing MIYRIEATVRAPVHDTEVTDRVKDAVSNLVPEAELSAENGRIVGTTRSLDHFSELLHRQEILDTARNEFFRRQSGEYFSFSLKKQAAFQGVVNFAVGEEDELGEIDIEVRVDEPDVESYVDHVAPPTEGGRPVTDE
- a CDS encoding AAA family ATPase, giving the protein MRVIGTVGLPGSGKGEAAAVAREEGIPVVTMGDVIRRECRDRGLDPADHHGEVATAMREEDGPLAIAERSLPLIEERLEGSRVVLVDGLRSGAEAKRFEEAFGEDFTLIAVEAPFEIREQRLGTRGRDNPETESLETRDERELGFGMGEAMTRADVTIENTDSLERFRERIRELLSKGMER
- the pyrE gene encoding orotate phosphoribosyltransferase, which encodes MADTDLIAALREADAVQYGEFELSHGGTSDYYVDKYRFETDPRCLSLIASAFAERVDEPKLAGVALGAVPLVAVTSVETDLPYVIARKRQKEYGTANLIEGALEEGEEVLVLEDIATTGQSAVDAAEALREAGARVERVLVVVDREEGARELLAEHDLELEALLTATELLDR
- a CDS encoding phosphoribosyltransferase family protein, with product MNRAEKAALQLQAVSVLGMLKETRTYDELADLTGLPAGDLNRYVNGHVLPGTDRARAVIDGVGYDTLTAELDARIELDGEGYVDNSGIVFDQPFLDLVAPIAAESFEFERPDVVLTAATDGITLAAAMARYFDARCAYAKKSKETAVEEFIEARDRLDSGIELTYYLPASVLSAGDTVLVVDDLIRSGETQELLLDIVDGSDAHVGGVFALIAAGDEGIERARARTDAPVGALERLD